The Pantoea nemavictus genome includes a region encoding these proteins:
- a CDS encoding sigma-54-dependent Fis family transcriptional regulator, with the protein MQGNSSASAVTANPLLSDSWFRSQLYGLDRTADDFPRVRQGELADLLASNAGLQQFAQPVINQLAQKLAEKQSVVILSDATGLVLNTFGDMPSMEKAQRYALAPGNLWSECGRGTNAIGTALAIDDGCEIAGHQHFLTLNQGLYCAAMPLQMPNGQIAGVLDISGPAHFPHPQTFSWVKAAAKQIEYLWVKQSLHPQQWLMSLHLQPQGIDTSDELLLVFSDNVLTAANRLAMRELALSSDQLGSVTFQQLFPQQQQHANTLPMPLDYATQRYYFRLRAPQRSHFAAPSEPTRDLPFSLHRDGEKMVRLLNAGVSLCIHGETGSGKEFVSRALHQQSRWREGKFVAINCAAIPEALIESELFGYQPGAFTGANKSGYIGKIREADGGVLFLDEIGDMPLALQTRLLRVLQEKEVAPLGSSRSWPVNFAVICATHRDLAQRVAEGEFREDLLYRLQEFSMTIPPLRDWPDIEGFICRLWLELGGAERDIQLSPALLTALAQLPWPGNVRQLRSLLRVLLALADEGEEVTEVHLPAEYRRAALPMQEDRQSHDERLISETLQRFNGNISKTAQALGVARSTLYRRAARDKRD; encoded by the coding sequence ATGCAGGGAAATTCATCCGCGTCTGCCGTTACCGCCAATCCGCTGTTAAGCGACTCCTGGTTCCGTAGCCAGCTGTATGGCCTCGATCGCACCGCCGACGATTTTCCTCGTGTTCGCCAGGGTGAGCTGGCAGACCTGCTCGCCAGCAATGCCGGACTGCAGCAGTTCGCCCAGCCGGTGATTAACCAGCTGGCGCAAAAACTGGCTGAGAAGCAATCGGTGGTCATTCTCTCGGATGCCACCGGTTTGGTACTCAATACCTTTGGCGATATGCCCTCGATGGAAAAAGCTCAGCGTTATGCGCTAGCACCCGGCAATTTGTGGAGTGAATGCGGGCGTGGCACCAATGCGATTGGCACCGCGCTGGCGATTGATGACGGCTGCGAAATTGCCGGCCATCAGCACTTCCTGACGCTTAATCAAGGGCTGTACTGCGCGGCGATGCCGTTGCAAATGCCGAACGGTCAGATTGCTGGCGTGCTGGATATCTCCGGTCCGGCGCACTTCCCACATCCGCAAACCTTTAGCTGGGTCAAAGCCGCAGCGAAACAGATTGAGTATTTGTGGGTGAAGCAGAGCCTGCATCCGCAGCAGTGGTTGATGAGCCTGCACCTTCAGCCACAAGGCATCGATACCAGCGATGAGCTGCTGCTGGTATTTTCAGATAACGTGTTGACCGCCGCGAATCGTCTGGCGATGCGCGAGCTGGCATTGAGTAGCGATCAACTCGGCAGCGTGACTTTCCAGCAGCTGTTTCCGCAGCAGCAGCAACACGCCAATACCCTTCCCATGCCGCTCGATTACGCCACCCAGCGCTACTATTTCCGCCTGCGCGCGCCCCAGCGCAGCCATTTCGCCGCACCGAGCGAACCTACCCGCGATCTGCCCTTCTCGCTGCATCGCGATGGCGAAAAGATGGTGCGGCTGCTTAACGCCGGGGTGTCACTCTGCATTCACGGCGAAACCGGCAGCGGCAAAGAGTTTGTAAGTCGTGCACTGCATCAGCAGAGCCGCTGGCGTGAAGGCAAGTTTGTGGCGATTAACTGCGCGGCAATCCCGGAAGCGCTGATTGAATCCGAGCTGTTTGGCTACCAGCCCGGCGCCTTTACCGGCGCCAACAAGAGTGGCTATATCGGCAAAATACGCGAAGCGGACGGCGGCGTGCTGTTCCTTGATGAGATCGGCGATATGCCGCTGGCGCTGCAAACTCGCTTGCTACGGGTGTTGCAGGAGAAAGAAGTGGCGCCGCTCGGTTCCAGTCGCAGCTGGCCGGTAAATTTTGCCGTGATCTGCGCCACGCACCGGGATTTGGCACAGCGCGTGGCAGAAGGTGAATTCCGCGAAGATTTACTCTATCGCCTGCAGGAATTTTCTATGACCATTCCGCCGCTGCGCGACTGGCCGGATATCGAAGGGTTTATCTGCCGTTTATGGCTCGAGCTGGGCGGCGCAGAACGTGACATTCAGCTTTCGCCTGCGCTGCTGACCGCGCTGGCACAGCTGCCGTGGCCCGGTAATGTGCGGCAATTACGCAGCCTGTTACGCGTGCTGCTGGCGCTGGCGGATGAAGGTGAGGAAGTGACCGAAGTGCATTTACCTGCCGAATATCGCCGCGCAGCACTACCCATGCAGGAAGATCGGCAGAGTCATGATGAACGCTTAATTAGCGAAACGCTGCAGCGCTTCAATGGCAATATCAGTAAAACGGCGCAGGCATTGGGCGTCGCGCGCAGCACGCTATATCGTCGTGCGGCGCGCGACAAACGCGATTAG
- a CDS encoding aldehyde dehydrogenase family protein encodes MRYAHPGTPGALVSFQATYGNYIAGKFVEPLSGQYFTNTSPVNGSDIAQFPRSDARDIDLALDAAHQAADAWGKTSVQQRANILLQVADRIEANLEKLAVAESWDNGKPIRETLNADLPLAVDHFRYFAGCLRAQEGSTAEIDETTVAYHFHEPLGVVGQIIPWNFPLLMAAWKLAPALAAGNCVVLKPAEQTPLGITLLMEVIGDLFPAGVLNVVQGFGREAGEALATSKRIAKIAFTGSTPVGRHIMACAAENIIPCTVELGGKSPNIYFADVMDGEDEFIEKAVEGLVLGFFNQGEVCTCPSRALIHESIYQAFMDRVMAKVANIRRGDPLDTDTMIGAQASRQQFDKILSYINIARDEGGQILTGGERASVAAELNDGFYIQPTLIKGTNQMRCFQEEIFGPVIGVTTFKDEAEALAIANETQFGLGAGVWTRDTNLAYRMGRGIKAGRVWTNCYHIYPAHAAFGGYKQSGVGRETHKMALSAYQQTKNLLVSYGTAPLGLF; translated from the coding sequence ATGCGTTATGCACATCCCGGCACGCCCGGCGCTTTGGTTTCATTTCAGGCGACCTACGGCAACTACATTGCGGGCAAATTCGTCGAGCCGCTCAGCGGCCAATACTTCACCAATACTTCACCGGTAAATGGCAGCGATATTGCGCAATTCCCACGTTCAGACGCGCGGGATATCGATTTAGCACTGGACGCTGCTCATCAGGCCGCTGACGCCTGGGGGAAAACCAGTGTGCAGCAGCGTGCCAATATCCTGCTGCAGGTAGCGGATCGCATCGAGGCGAATCTCGAGAAACTGGCGGTGGCGGAGAGTTGGGATAACGGTAAGCCGATCCGTGAAACACTGAATGCCGATCTACCGCTGGCGGTGGATCACTTCCGCTACTTCGCCGGTTGTCTGCGCGCGCAAGAGGGCAGCACCGCGGAGATCGATGAAACTACCGTGGCCTATCACTTCCATGAACCGCTCGGCGTGGTAGGGCAAATCATCCCATGGAACTTCCCGCTGTTGATGGCAGCGTGGAAACTGGCACCGGCATTAGCGGCAGGTAACTGCGTGGTGTTGAAACCTGCCGAGCAGACGCCGCTGGGGATTACGCTGCTGATGGAAGTGATTGGCGATCTGTTCCCGGCGGGCGTGCTGAATGTGGTGCAGGGATTTGGCCGTGAAGCGGGGGAAGCGCTGGCGACCAGCAAGCGCATCGCCAAAATCGCCTTCACCGGTTCAACTCCGGTTGGGCGTCACATCATGGCCTGTGCCGCTGAAAATATCATTCCCTGCACCGTGGAGCTGGGTGGCAAGTCGCCGAACATCTACTTCGCTGATGTGATGGACGGTGAGGACGAGTTTATAGAAAAAGCGGTAGAAGGCTTAGTACTCGGCTTCTTCAATCAGGGTGAAGTTTGTACCTGTCCTTCGCGCGCGCTGATCCATGAATCGATCTATCAAGCCTTTATGGATCGCGTAATGGCGAAGGTGGCAAATATCCGCCGTGGCGATCCGCTCGATACTGACACTATGATCGGCGCGCAGGCCTCGCGTCAGCAATTCGACAAAATCCTGTCATATATCAACATCGCACGTGACGAAGGCGGACAAATTCTGACCGGTGGCGAACGCGCGAGCGTGGCCGCTGAGCTGAATGATGGATTCTACATTCAGCCGACCTTAATCAAAGGAACTAACCAGATGCGCTGTTTCCAGGAGGAGATTTTTGGGCCGGTGATTGGCGTTACCACCTTTAAGGATGAGGCTGAAGCGCTGGCGATTGCCAACGAAACGCAGTTTGGTCTTGGGGCTGGCGTGTGGACGCGTGATACCAATCTGGCGTATCGCATGGGACGCGGCATTAAAGCGGGGCGCGTCTGGACCAACTGCTATCACATCTATCCCGCTCATGCGGCATTCGGCGGCTATAAGCAATCGGGTGTTGGCCGTGAGACGCACAAAATGGCGCTGAGCGCTTATCAACAAACCAAAAATCTGCTGGTCAGCTATGGCACCGCGCCGTTAGGCCTGTTCTGA
- the adhP gene encoding alcohol dehydrogenase AdhP gives MNMQIKTTMKAAVVKSFGEPLVIEQVPVPQVGPGQILVKIAATGVCHTDLHAAEGDWPIKPNPPFIPGHEGVGQVVALGAGVKHLKLGDRVGVPWLYSACGHCEHCLDSWETLCLSQQNAGYSVNGSFAEYCLADANYVGIIPDNVDYNEIAPILCAGVTVYKGLKMTDTKPGDWVVISGIGGLGHMAVQYAVAMGLNVAAVDIDDEKLEFAKRLGASVVANAKNVDPTKVFQESFGGAHGVLVTAVSPKAFEQAIGTLRRGGTMVLNGLPPGKFDLSIFNMVLDGITVRGSIVGTRKDLQEALDFAGRHKVKATVAVEPLTNINDIFARMHAGKIEGRIVVDLSL, from the coding sequence ATGAATATGCAAATCAAAACCACCATGAAAGCCGCCGTGGTGAAGTCTTTTGGTGAACCGTTAGTGATTGAGCAGGTACCGGTGCCGCAGGTGGGACCGGGGCAGATTTTGGTGAAGATCGCCGCCACCGGCGTGTGTCACACCGATTTACACGCCGCGGAAGGCGACTGGCCGATCAAGCCGAATCCGCCGTTTATTCCGGGTCATGAAGGTGTCGGCCAGGTTGTGGCGCTGGGCGCAGGCGTTAAACATTTGAAACTGGGCGATCGCGTGGGCGTGCCGTGGCTCTATTCGGCCTGCGGTCACTGCGAGCATTGCCTTGATAGCTGGGAAACGCTGTGTTTGTCGCAGCAAAACGCCGGCTACTCGGTAAACGGCAGTTTCGCCGAGTATTGCCTCGCTGATGCTAACTACGTCGGCATCATTCCGGATAACGTTGATTACAATGAAATCGCACCGATTCTCTGCGCGGGCGTCACCGTCTACAAAGGGCTGAAGATGACCGACACCAAACCCGGTGATTGGGTGGTGATTTCGGGCATCGGCGGCCTGGGTCACATGGCGGTGCAATATGCGGTAGCGATGGGATTGAACGTGGCGGCTGTAGATATTGATGATGAGAAGCTGGAATTTGCTAAACGCTTAGGTGCCAGCGTGGTGGCTAATGCGAAAAATGTCGATCCGACCAAAGTGTTTCAGGAGAGCTTCGGTGGCGCGCATGGCGTGCTGGTGACGGCGGTTTCACCGAAAGCCTTCGAGCAGGCGATTGGCACGCTGCGTCGTGGCGGTACCATGGTGCTGAACGGTTTGCCGCCGGGAAAATTTGATTTGTCGATCTTCAATATGGTGCTGGATGGCATCACGGTGCGCGGTTCCATCGTCGGGACGCGTAAAGATCTGCAGGAGGCATTGGATTTCGCCGGTCGTCATAAAGTGAAAGCCACCGTGGCGGTGGAACCGCTAACCAACATCAACGATATTTTCGCGCGCATGCACGCCGGCAAGATTGAAGGGCGTATCGTGGTGGATTTGTCGCTGTAA
- a CDS encoding MFS transporter, which yields MNDNKMTPVELRATWGLGTVFSLRMLGMFMVLPVLTTYGMALQGASETLIGLAIGIYGLAQAIFQIPFGLLSDRVGRKPLIVGGLMLFVFGSIIAATSDSIWGVILGRALQGSGAIAAAVMALLSDLTREQNRTKAMAFIGISFGVTFAIAMVVGPIVTHALGLHALFWMIAILATLGIVITLLVVPNAPNHVLNRESGMVKGSIRTVLANPRLLKLNIGILCLHILLMSSFVALPGQFEQAGLPAAEHWKVYLVTMLVAFVAVVPFIIYAEVKRRMKRVFVGCVATIIVAEIVLWGAAGHFWTLVIGVQLFFLAFNLMEAILPSLISKESPPGYKGTAMGIYSTSQFIGVAIGGSMGGWIFGHVDAQTVFLVGAIVAAAWLFVAMSMQEPPYVSSLRIMLSDAVLAVPNLEKRLKAQPGVASVFIVPEEKSAYIKIDSKVTSRVELEALLASC from the coding sequence ATGAACGACAATAAAATGACGCCAGTAGAGCTTCGCGCTACATGGGGTTTAGGTACGGTTTTTTCCCTGCGCATGCTGGGAATGTTTATGGTCTTGCCGGTACTCACCACGTACGGCATGGCGTTACAGGGCGCCAGTGAAACGCTGATTGGTCTCGCAATCGGCATCTATGGTTTGGCGCAAGCCATCTTCCAGATTCCTTTCGGTCTGCTCTCCGATCGTGTCGGCCGTAAGCCGTTGATCGTCGGCGGACTGATGCTGTTTGTCTTCGGCAGCATCATTGCCGCAACATCCGACTCCATATGGGGCGTGATCTTGGGCCGTGCATTACAGGGCTCTGGCGCGATCGCTGCAGCGGTGATGGCATTGCTGTCGGACTTAACCCGCGAACAGAACCGTACGAAAGCCATGGCATTTATTGGCATCAGCTTCGGCGTCACCTTTGCCATTGCGATGGTGGTCGGTCCCATCGTGACGCATGCGCTGGGCTTGCACGCGCTGTTCTGGATGATTGCTATCCTCGCGACGCTTGGCATCGTCATCACCCTGTTAGTGGTGCCGAATGCACCAAACCACGTGCTCAATCGTGAATCGGGCATGGTAAAAGGCAGCATCCGCACGGTGCTGGCCAACCCAAGATTATTAAAATTGAATATCGGCATTCTCTGTCTGCATATTCTGCTGATGTCGAGTTTCGTGGCGCTGCCAGGCCAGTTTGAACAGGCTGGATTGCCAGCAGCAGAACATTGGAAAGTCTATCTGGTCACCATGTTAGTCGCGTTTGTTGCCGTGGTGCCCTTCATCATCTATGCCGAAGTTAAACGCCGCATGAAGCGCGTGTTCGTTGGCTGTGTGGCGACGATCATCGTTGCGGAAATCGTGCTGTGGGGCGCGGCAGGTCACTTCTGGACGCTGGTGATTGGCGTGCAGCTGTTCTTCCTCGCCTTCAACCTGATGGAAGCCATTCTGCCTTCCCTGATCAGCAAAGAGTCGCCGCCAGGCTACAAAGGCACCGCGATGGGCATTTACTCCACCAGCCAGTTCATTGGCGTGGCGATTGGCGGCAGCATGGGCGGCTGGATCTTTGGTCATGTTGATGCACAAACCGTATTCCTGGTTGGCGCCATTGTCGCGGCAGCGTGGCTATTTGTGGCGATGTCGATGCAGGAACCGCCTTACGTCAGCAGCCTGCGTATCATGCTCAGCGATGCGGTGCTGGCAGTGCCAAACCTTGAGAAACGTTTGAAAGCACAACCCGGCGTGGCGTCAGTGTTTATCGTGCCGGAAGAGAAAAGTGCTTATATCAAAATAGACAGCAAAGTGACGAGCCGCGTAGAACTCGAAGCGCTGCTCGCCAGCTGCTAA
- the cyoE gene encoding heme o synthase has translation MIKQYLQVTKPGIIFGNLISVIGGFLLASKGSIDYTLFLASLVGVSLVVASGCVFNNVIDRDIDIKMERTRNRVLVKGLISAKVSLVYATALGIAGFALLYFGANPLAMWLAVMGFVVYVGVYSLYMKRNSVYGTLIGSLSGAAPPVIGYCAVTNQFDAGALILLAIFSLWQMPHSYAIAIFRFKDYQAANIPVLPVVKGISVAKNHITLYILAFMIATLMLTLGGYAGYKYLVVAAAVSVWWLGMALSGYKTSNDKVWARKLFVFSIIAITALSVMMSVDFMTPASKDLLTYVW, from the coding sequence ATGATTAAGCAATACCTGCAAGTAACAAAACCAGGAATTATTTTCGGCAATTTAATTTCTGTGATCGGTGGATTCCTGCTGGCTTCGAAAGGCAGCATTGATTACACCCTGTTTCTCGCCTCGCTGGTTGGCGTGTCGCTGGTCGTCGCATCAGGTTGTGTATTCAACAATGTGATTGACCGCGATATCGACATCAAAATGGAGAGAACGCGGAACCGTGTTCTGGTCAAAGGCCTGATCTCGGCGAAAGTAAGCCTGGTTTATGCAACCGCATTGGGTATTGCTGGCTTTGCGTTGCTGTATTTCGGCGCTAACCCGCTGGCCATGTGGCTGGCGGTGATGGGCTTCGTGGTCTACGTAGGCGTTTACAGCCTCTATATGAAGCGTAACTCTGTCTACGGCACGCTGATTGGTAGTCTCTCTGGCGCTGCGCCGCCGGTGATTGGCTACTGCGCAGTGACCAACCAGTTTGACGCTGGCGCGTTGATTTTACTGGCTATCTTTAGCCTGTGGCAGATGCCGCACTCCTATGCGATTGCCATCTTCCGCTTTAAAGATTACCAGGCTGCCAACATTCCGGTTCTACCGGTAGTGAAAGGCATCTCGGTGGCGAAAAATCATATTACGCTGTATATCCTGGCGTTCATGATTGCCACGCTGATGCTGACCCTTGGCGGTTACGCGGGCTACAAATATCTGGTGGTGGCCGCGGCCGTTAGCGTGTGGTGGCTCGGGATGGCGCTTTCAGGTTACAAAACCTCAAACGATAAAGTTTGGGCGCGTAAACTGTTTGTGTTCTCGATTATCGCTATCACTGCCCTCAGCGTGATGATGTCAGTTGATTTCATGACGCCGGCGTCGAAAGACTTGCTGACTTACGTCTGGTAA
- a CDS encoding cytochrome o ubiquinol oxidase subunit IV: protein MSHSVNEHGASHGSVKSYMIGFVLSIILTGIPFWMVMDGGASHGTILGVVLVCAVVQVLVHLVYFLHLDSKSEGGWNMVAIVFSALIILIVVVGSLWIMWNLNYNMMAH, encoded by the coding sequence ATGAGTCATTCTGTTAACGAACATGGCGCTTCGCACGGTAGCGTGAAGTCTTACATGATCGGCTTCGTCCTCTCGATCATCCTGACCGGTATTCCGTTCTGGATGGTAATGGATGGCGGCGCTTCACACGGCACTATTCTGGGTGTGGTTCTGGTGTGTGCGGTGGTTCAGGTGCTGGTTCACCTGGTCTACTTCCTGCACTTAGACAGCAAATCAGAAGGTGGCTGGAACATGGTGGCCATTGTCTTCTCAGCACTCATCATCTTGATTGTTGTCGTAGGCTCACTGTGGATTATGTGGAACCTCAACTACAACATGATGGCCCACTAA
- a CDS encoding cytochrome o ubiquinol oxidase subunit III, with translation MSTETAKHHHDAHAEHGHHDAGANKVFGFWIYLMSDCIIFATLFATYAVMVNNTAGGPAGKDIFELPFVLVETALLLLSSITYGMAVIAMNNQNKGSVISWLALTFLFGAGFIGMEIYEFHHLIKEGFGPDRSGFLSAFFTLVGTHGLHVTSGLIWMAVMMFQISKRGLTATNRTRIMCLSLFWHFLDVVWICVFTVVYLMGAM, from the coding sequence ATGTCAACTGAAACTGCAAAACACCACCACGACGCCCATGCGGAGCATGGGCATCACGATGCAGGAGCCAATAAAGTCTTTGGCTTCTGGATCTACCTGATGAGTGACTGCATTATCTTCGCAACCCTGTTTGCGACCTATGCAGTTATGGTCAATAACACTGCCGGTGGCCCGGCAGGTAAAGACATCTTCGAACTGCCGTTCGTACTGGTCGAAACCGCGCTGCTGCTGCTCAGCTCCATTACCTATGGTATGGCAGTGATCGCGATGAACAACCAGAACAAGGGTTCGGTCATCAGCTGGTTAGCCCTGACCTTCCTGTTCGGTGCGGGCTTCATCGGGATGGAAATCTATGAATTCCATCACCTGATCAAGGAAGGCTTCGGTCCTGACCGCAGCGGCTTCCTGTCAGCGTTCTTTACGCTGGTCGGCACGCACGGTCTGCACGTGACCTCTGGTCTGATCTGGATGGCAGTGATGATGTTCCAGATTTCTAAACGTGGTCTGACTGCAACCAACCGCACCCGTATCATGTGCCTTAGCTTGTTCTGGCACTTCCTGGATGTGGTTTGGATCTGCGTATTCACCGTTGTCTACCTGATGGGAGCCATGTAA